The segment CTTCTTCCGACCTCCAGCTTGGCGAAGTCACCTTGGAGCTCATGGAGCCACCACTGCGTTTACCGGCGCGCCTGGTTCGTGCTCAGGGCCAGAGCCTGGCCCTGCAGTTCCATCGCAACGACGCTGTAATCGATGCTGCGCTCATCAGTTTGATCTACGACGGCCGTCACTGGTTTCACCGTCCCAGGCGCTTACACACGATTGACGCCTTTCTGCGGTGGATTGGAGCGTTGATCAGGCCAGATCCAATTCTTAAACGGTTTTCCGGTTGATTGAGCCTTGCTGGTGAGGAGTTTCGGCTGTGGTGGCTCACGTCTGGTGGCTCACTCCTCGCTGAGCACCTGCAGCCTGTTGCCATCGCGACCCATCACCAGCACTGCTTCGCCGGGGGCGAGGGGGCGCTTGGGATCGAGATTGGTGGCGGCCCAGCTCTGGCCCTGCCAGCGCACACGCCCGCTCACCTCGCTGCCGTTGAAGCCGCTGATCACCGTGGCCTGTTCGCTGGCGCCGCTGGCCGGAATCGAGCGCTCCCGTCGCCGCGACCAGCGCTGCAGCAACACCAGGATCCCCGCCGTACTGCCTGCAAACAGCAGCAGCTGCCCTGCCAGCGCCATTCCCGGCAGCAGTGCTGCGAGCACCGACAGCCCCAGGGCGGCCAGTGCGCCCGCCAGCAGCCCATCGAACTCCGCGCCGAGCCATTCGGCTGCCAGCAGGGCCAGGGCGAACAGAAACCAGATCAGCGCAGCGGGAACCATCGCGTCGCCAGGGCATAGGGGATGCGGATCTGCCCATGCTGCCTAGCTTGAAGCCAGCGCGCCCGCTTGTTTGCCTGTGGAAACCCTCTTCGGCCTGCCGGCCCTGGCGGTGATTGCCTTGCTTGGCATCAACGGCGTGAAGGTCACCAGCGGCGGCCAGTCGCGGCTGGTGGAGCGGCTGGGCAAATACGACCGCCAGCTGCAGCCAGGACTGTCGTTTGTGCTGCCGGTGGTGGAGCGGGTGGTGAGCCACGAATCGCTGAAGGAGCGGGTGCTCGATATCCCGCCGCAGCAATGCATCACCCGCGACAACGTGGCGATCGAGGTGGATGCGGTGGTCTATTGGCAGCTGCTGGAGCACTCCCGCGCCTATTACGCCGTTGACAATCTCCAGGCGGCGATGGTGAATCTGGTGCTCACCCAGATCCGCGCCGAGATGGGCAAGCTCGATCTCGATCAAACCTTCACCACCCGCCAGGAGGTGAACGAGGCCCTGCTGCGCGAGCTGGATCAGGCCACCGATCCCTGGGGCGTGAAGGTAACCCGCGTTGAACTGCGCGACATCCAACCCTCCCGCGGCGTGCAGCAGGCGATGGAGCAGCAGATGACGGCCGAGCGCGAGAAGCGCGCCGCGATCCTGCGCTCCGAAGGTGAGAAGGAGTCGCAGCTCAATGCCGCCCGCGGCCGGGCCGAGGCGTTGGTGCTCGATGCCAAGGCCAAACAGGAGGCGCTGGTGCTCGAGGCCGAAGCCCAGGCCCAGCAGCAAACCCTGCTGGCCCAGGCCCGCGCCGATGCCGCCACCCGCCTGGCGGAAGCGATGCAGGCCAACCCCCAGGCCGCTGAAGCGATCCGCCTGCTGCTCGCCCGCGACTGGATGGCCATGGGTGAGCAGATGGCCCAGGCCCCCGGAGGCAGCGTGCTGATGGTGGATCCTCAGAGTCCGGCTTCGCTGCTCACGGCGCTCAAGGGCCTGCAGAAGCCGCAGGGCTGAGGCCCAGCCACGCACCTGCTTCCTGGGCAGGCAGCACCTGCACATCCTGCAGTGGGTAGGGATTGGAGGCCCGGCAGACCAGGGCACAATCCGCCACCGATCCCTCCGGCAGCAACGCGCGCACCTTATGCAGAGCGCGCGCGGCCTTGGCATCGGGCTGCTCACTCCACTTCACATCCGCCAGC is part of the Synechococcus sp. HK05 genome and harbors:
- a CDS encoding NfeD family protein, whose protein sequence is MVPAALIWFLFALALLAAEWLGAEFDGLLAGALAALGLSVLAALLPGMALAGQLLLFAGSTAGILVLLQRWSRRRERSIPASGASEQATVISGFNGSEVSGRVRWQGQSWAATNLDPKRPLAPGEAVLVMGRDGNRLQVLSEE
- a CDS encoding stomatin-like protein; translation: METLFGLPALAVIALLGINGVKVTSGGQSRLVERLGKYDRQLQPGLSFVLPVVERVVSHESLKERVLDIPPQQCITRDNVAIEVDAVVYWQLLEHSRAYYAVDNLQAAMVNLVLTQIRAEMGKLDLDQTFTTRQEVNEALLRELDQATDPWGVKVTRVELRDIQPSRGVQQAMEQQMTAEREKRAAILRSEGEKESQLNAARGRAEALVLDAKAKQEALVLEAEAQAQQQTLLAQARADAATRLAEAMQANPQAAEAIRLLLARDWMAMGEQMAQAPGGSVLMVDPQSPASLLTALKGLQKPQG